The following are from one region of the Camelus ferus isolate YT-003-E chromosome 13, BCGSAC_Cfer_1.0, whole genome shotgun sequence genome:
- the BTF3L4 gene encoding transcription factor BTF3 homolog 4 isoform X2 has product MIKDDGTVIHFNNPKVQASLSANTFAITGHAEAKPITEMLPGILSQLGADSLTSLRKLAEQFPRQVLDSKAPKPEDIDEEDDDVPDLVENFDEASKNEAN; this is encoded by the exons ATGATTAAAGATGATGGGACAGTTATTCATTTCAACAATCCCAAAGTCCAAGCTTCCCTTTCTGCTAACACCTTTGCAATTACTGGCCATGCAGAAGCCAAACCAATCACAGAAATGCTTCCTGGAATATTAAGTCAGCTTGGTGCTGACAGCTTAACAAGTCTTAGGAAGTTAGCTGAACAGTTCCCTCGGCAAG TGTTGGATAGCAAAGCACCAAAACCAGAAGACATTGATGAGGAGGATGATGATGTTCCAG atcttGTAGAAAATTTTGATGAGGCATCAAAGAATGAAGCTAACTAa